A DNA window from Cobetia marina contains the following coding sequences:
- a CDS encoding choline ABC transporter substrate-binding protein, whose protein sequence is MKSSSGFAALPLGLAMGMLLAPQAHAEVSEECSTVRFAEVGWTDITATTALTRSVLEGLGYETTSDTISVPIAYAGMKNDDFDVFLGNWMPSMASISDPYIDKGQVERPRANLQGAKYTLAVPQYVLDAGVTSVADLADNLEKFDGRIYGIEAGNDGNMIIADMIDDDAFGLGAFEMIDSSEAGMLAEVKSKIAAKEWVVFLGWEPHPMNTRFEMGYLEGADDYFGPNLGGATVYTNTRAGYSEACSNVGALLANLEFSLEMENQIMGEIMDEGADPDEAAADWLKQNPSVLEAWLEGVETTQGEPGLPAVKASLGI, encoded by the coding sequence ATGAAATCATCATCAGGTTTTGCCGCATTGCCGCTGGGACTGGCCATGGGGATGCTGCTGGCACCCCAGGCGCACGCCGAGGTATCAGAGGAGTGCAGTACGGTGCGCTTCGCTGAGGTGGGATGGACGGACATCACTGCCACCACGGCGCTGACGCGCAGTGTCCTGGAAGGTTTGGGGTACGAGACGACCTCCGACACGATCTCCGTGCCGATCGCCTATGCCGGCATGAAGAACGATGACTTCGATGTCTTCCTGGGGAACTGGATGCCGTCGATGGCTTCCATCAGTGACCCCTATATCGACAAGGGGCAGGTAGAGCGACCGCGTGCGAATCTGCAAGGGGCCAAGTACACCCTGGCGGTGCCCCAGTACGTGCTGGATGCCGGCGTGACCTCGGTGGCGGATCTTGCCGACAACCTCGAGAAGTTCGATGGGCGCATCTACGGCATCGAGGCAGGCAATGATGGCAACATGATCATCGCCGACATGATCGATGACGATGCCTTCGGTCTGGGCGCCTTCGAGATGATCGATTCTTCCGAAGCCGGCATGCTGGCGGAAGTGAAGTCGAAGATCGCGGCCAAGGAGTGGGTCGTCTTCCTCGGCTGGGAGCCGCACCCCATGAACACTCGCTTCGAGATGGGATATCTGGAAGGCGCGGATGACTACTTCGGGCCGAACCTGGGCGGAGCGACGGTCTACACCAATACCCGCGCGGGATATAGTGAGGCGTGTTCCAATGTCGGTGCGCTGCTGGCCAATCTCGAGTTCAGCCTGGAGATGGAAAATCAGATCATGGGCGAGATCATGGATGAGGGTGCCGATCCGGACGAGGCAGCAGCAGACTGGCTCAAGCAGAACCCCAGCGTGCTGGAGGCATGGCTTGAAGGTGTCGAGACCACCCAGGGAGAACCTGGCCTGCCTGCCGTCAAGGCCTCGCTGGGCATCTGA
- the betI gene encoding transcriptional regulator BetI translates to MPKVGMEPIRRRQLILATMQAIDEAGLADATVARIARHAGVSAGIISHYFGGKDGLMEATMRQILTDLRRAVSERRAEIASNDVRSHLHAVIDGNFDRSQVSQSVSKTWLAFWASSMHRTPLERLQKVNDRRLVSNLSAIFRRVMPLVEARDAAAGLAALIDGLWLRGALDPEGLDVERARRLAYEYVEYQLAQHAADVSTPAADAQASDMTHPVPAEHA, encoded by the coding sequence ATGCCGAAAGTGGGAATGGAGCCTATTCGTCGCCGCCAATTGATTCTGGCCACCATGCAAGCCATCGATGAGGCAGGACTGGCCGACGCCACCGTTGCACGGATCGCACGGCATGCGGGCGTCTCCGCCGGCATCATCAGTCACTACTTCGGCGGCAAGGATGGCCTGATGGAGGCCACGATGCGCCAGATCCTCACCGACCTGCGCAGAGCCGTCAGTGAGCGACGCGCCGAGATCGCCTCGAACGACGTCCGCAGTCACCTGCATGCCGTGATCGATGGCAACTTCGATCGCAGCCAGGTCAGTCAGAGCGTCTCCAAGACCTGGCTGGCCTTCTGGGCCTCCAGCATGCATCGCACACCGCTGGAGCGCCTGCAGAAGGTCAATGACCGTCGTCTGGTCTCCAATCTGTCGGCCATCTTCCGTCGCGTGATGCCGCTGGTGGAGGCACGCGATGCGGCGGCAGGGCTCGCCGCCTTGATCGACGGCCTGTGGTTGCGTGGCGCGCTGGACCCCGAGGGACTGGACGTCGAGCGAGCCCGGCGTCTGGCCTATGAATATGTGGAATACCAGCTGGCGCAACACGCCGCTGACGTCTCCACGCCAGCAGCAGATGCACAAGCGTCTGACATGACGCACCCGGTGCCTGCCGAGCATGCCTGA